In Mesotoga infera, the DNA window CAAGAATCCCCAGCGGAATCAAGAAAGTGGTAAGAAAATTTCTCTTCTTAAGACCTCCGAAGTATTTGGCGAGTACGATCAACAGAGAGATCTTTGCGAACTCCGAAATCTGGAGAGAAAAGCTTCCGATATCTATCCATCTGTTTGAACCGCCCCTGTCGGAAAAGAAGAGAACGGCGACAAGCAGTATTAGCGTAAGTGGATAGTAGACTGTGAAGGCTCTCTTGAAGTGCCAGGAGCCCTTCATATAAATAATTATCAGAGCTCCAGCGAGTCCTATAGCAAAGGCAATCAGCTGCCTCTCAAGAAACTCAGAAGCAGTCACTCCGGGATGCCTTGCCTCCATGCTTATTCCGGCGCTGTAAATGAATACTAGTCCAAATATAATGAAGACACTTGAGTACAGCGCCAGCATTAGATATGTTCTCTTCATGATCACTCCAATGCGTTTACTATCTCTCTGAAATGATTTCCTCTCTCTCCATAGTTTCTGTAAAGATCGAAGCTGGACCCTGCCGGACTCAGAACCACGCAATCGCCATCTTTTGCAAGCCGTTTGCTTATGGACACTGCATCGGCCATGTCCCCCGCATCAGAAAAGGGGATTCCCCTCATTTGAAGTTTAGCAGATAAAGTCTTCATTGAGGTTCCCATCATGACAACGTGTTTCAGTTGACCTAACTGTTCGATCAACTCGATGTATGTCTCATCCTTCTCCTGACCCCCGAGAATCAGAATTGTCTTCGATAGTTCGAAGTTCCTCAGAGCAGCACTGACTGCGTGGGCGTTGGTCGCCTTCGAATCGTCGTAGTACTTCACCCCTTCAAACTCTCTCACCAGCTGGAGTCTGTGGGAGAGAAAAGAGTAGCTTTTCAGCTCTTGGAAAACATCTTCAGCCGGAAGGCCGATGAGTTGTGAGATCATCAAAACTACCAGTGTATTCTCGAAGTTATGTAGACCGACGTATGGAAGATCTGCCGTCTTGAACTCTACACCGGAGATTCTCAAGTATTCCCTGTCGAAAGTATCGTCTCCCGAGTTCGACATCGAGAACAAACGAAGCTTGCAGTCGGCAAGCGACTCTTTATAACTATCTATAATTCCCTCTGGCAGAAGAGTCATTCCTTCTGTCATCTTTGCCAGCCGTAGTTTGGATTTGAAGTAGTCGTCAAGGCTCTTATGATAGTCGAGGTGGTCTTCTCCCAGATTAATGATAACAGAGAGATGAAAACGCTTCTGCTCATTTGCAAACCACCTGAGCTGAAAGGAACTGACTTCGAGAACGTAGTAATCGAAGTCTTCGCCCGTGACGCCGGCTAGAGGATCTCCCAGATTTCCTCCCTGAAAGACCCTTCGCTTCTTTCCGGAGATGATGTGATTCAACATAGTTACGGTTGTCGATTTTCCGTTTGTTCCGGTCACGCCTATTACGGTTCCCCTGGGCTTAGACCACAGTCTGTCGAGAGAGACTTCAAGCTCGGTTGTGAAGTACTTGCCCGAATCGATAATTCTACTGCCCACTTCGGAAAATGGCGAAACCCCAGGAGAAACGACGAAAGAATCGCAGCCAAACAGCTTATCGGTATGTCCACTCTCTTCAAATTCTATGGCGTGCCCTTTCAAGAGTGTCTTTGCTTCTTCTGCTATAGCTCCGCTGTCGGAAACAAACAGCGATAGTGGGCCCCTTTCTTCAACTAACGTCGTCAGGAGTTTCTGATTGGATATTCCGAATCCCACAAACCCGATCTTTCCTTTTAGCATCATACGCACCTACCAGGTTAGCAGTCCAAAGACTGCTCCAATAAAAGAGATCAACGAAAATCTGAAGGCGATCTTGCTTTCTTTCCAGTTTGAAAGCTCGAAGTGATGGTGTATGGGAGACATTTTGAACACCCTCTTCCCAAAGGTTTTGAAGGAAAACAC includes these proteins:
- the murD gene encoding UDP-N-acetylmuramoyl-L-alanine--D-glutamate ligase; its protein translation is MLKGKIGFVGFGISNQKLLTTLVEERGPLSLFVSDSGAIAEEAKTLLKGHAIEFEESGHTDKLFGCDSFVVSPGVSPFSEVGSRIIDSGKYFTTELEVSLDRLWSKPRGTVIGVTGTNGKSTTVTMLNHIISGKKRRVFQGGNLGDPLAGVTGEDFDYYVLEVSSFQLRWFANEQKRFHLSVIINLGEDHLDYHKSLDDYFKSKLRLAKMTEGMTLLPEGIIDSYKESLADCKLRLFSMSNSGDDTFDREYLRISGVEFKTADLPYVGLHNFENTLVVLMISQLIGLPAEDVFQELKSYSFLSHRLQLVREFEGVKYYDDSKATNAHAVSAALRNFELSKTILILGGQEKDETYIELIEQLGQLKHVVMMGTSMKTLSAKLQMRGIPFSDAGDMADAVSISKRLAKDGDCVVLSPAGSSFDLYRNYGERGNHFREIVNALE